One window of the Allorhizobium ampelinum S4 genome contains the following:
- a CDS encoding alpha/beta hydrolase — protein sequence MSMRLAARPLAIIMLGVLLAGCASRAVGVMKPVGAVKAANASEVNLLAATTRAPSEDKSILFSGERGTGLLIDAVTISIPPAANRKIGEVQWPKKLPPDPRKDFTTVAVQPIQTDQQRRTWLNTHAKGKHRVLLFVHGFNNTYEDSVYRFAQIVHDSGTDVVPMVFTWPSRASIFDYNYDKESTNYSRDALEEMLTRMTSDPQVSDVTVMAHSMGSWLAVEALRQMAIRHGGVNAKITNVILASPDLDVDVFGKQFQALGPKPPHFTLFVSQDDRALSISRRISGNVDRLGQINPANEPYRSVLEKAGITVLDLTKLKTGDRLNHGKFAESPEVVRLIGGRLIAGQTVTDSQVGVGEALGAVTIGATNTIGQAASTAISAPIMIFDPRTRRNYGDQLKKLGESAGSTVTSVGDTVPR from the coding sequence ATGTCCATGCGCTTGGCGGCCCGGCCACTCGCTATTATCATGCTCGGCGTGCTGTTGGCGGGCTGCGCGTCGCGGGCGGTGGGCGTGATGAAGCCGGTCGGCGCGGTTAAGGCCGCCAATGCCAGCGAGGTCAATCTCCTGGCTGCGACGACCCGCGCCCCCTCCGAAGATAAATCGATCCTGTTCAGCGGCGAGCGCGGAACGGGTCTGTTGATCGATGCCGTCACCATTTCGATTCCTCCCGCCGCAAACCGCAAGATCGGCGAGGTTCAATGGCCAAAGAAACTACCGCCCGATCCGCGCAAGGACTTCACGACCGTTGCCGTCCAGCCCATTCAGACCGACCAGCAGCGCCGGACCTGGCTGAACACTCACGCAAAGGGCAAGCACCGCGTGCTGCTATTCGTGCATGGGTTCAATAATACCTACGAGGATTCCGTCTATCGCTTTGCCCAGATCGTTCACGATTCAGGGACGGATGTGGTGCCAATGGTGTTTACCTGGCCGTCTCGCGCCAGTATTTTCGATTATAATTACGACAAGGAAAGCACCAATTATTCCCGCGATGCCCTGGAAGAGATGCTGACCCGCATGACCAGCGACCCGCAGGTCTCAGATGTGACCGTCATGGCCCATTCGATGGGATCGTGGCTTGCCGTTGAAGCGCTGCGGCAAATGGCTATCCGCCATGGCGGGGTCAATGCCAAGATTACCAATGTCATTCTTGCCTCTCCAGATCTGGATGTTGATGTGTTCGGCAAGCAGTTTCAGGCCTTGGGGCCAAAGCCGCCACATTTCACGCTGTTTGTCTCCCAGGATGACCGGGCGCTGAGTATTTCCCGGCGCATTTCCGGCAATGTCGACCGGCTGGGACAGATCAATCCGGCCAATGAACCGTATCGAAGCGTGCTCGAAAAGGCTGGTATCACCGTTCTCGATCTGACCAAGCTGAAAACGGGTGATAGGCTGAACCACGGCAAATTCGCGGAAAGCCCGGAAGTGGTGCGGCTGATTGGTGGACGGCTGATTGCCGGACAGACCGTCACGGATTCGCAGGTCGGTGTCGGCGAAGCCCTCGGGGCCGTCACTATCGGCGCCACCAACACGATCGGCCAGGCCGCCAGCACCGCAATCAGTGCGCCGATCATGATCTTCGACCCACGGACCCGCCGAAACTATGGTGACCAGCTGAAAAAGCTTGGCGAAAGCGCTGGCTCGACGGTTACCTCCGTCGGTGACACAGTGCCACGGTGA
- a CDS encoding proline racemase family protein produces the protein MRWKRMMQLLDVHCEGEIGKVAIGGVPKIPGDTVADQLHWLNTDPKGRELRHFLVLEPRGAPIGSVNLLLPAKDSRADAAFIILQPDQAHASSGSNSICVTTALLESGMIEMQEPETVVMLETAAGLVKAVAQCRDGHCDSVTLTMVPSFVHELDAQIATESWGEIRFDLAYGGVFYALVDVRQLGLTIEPGNARRLVEAGMLLKGEINQRIQVVHPDIPAISGVAYVMFRDEDPDGAVRTCTTMWPGRVDRSPCGTGNSANLATLHARGRVKPGDSFLSRSIIGSQFTVGLQGLTTVAGRSAVIPTITGRGFTYGIHQVALDAFDPLGGGFVLTDVWGAAAETIKI, from the coding sequence ATGAGATGGAAGCGGATGATGCAATTGCTCGATGTGCATTGCGAAGGCGAAATCGGCAAGGTGGCGATTGGTGGGGTTCCGAAAATTCCCGGCGATACGGTGGCGGATCAGTTGCATTGGCTGAATACGGACCCGAAGGGCCGGGAGCTGCGGCATTTTCTGGTGTTGGAGCCACGCGGAGCGCCAATTGGCTCGGTCAATCTGCTGCTACCGGCCAAGGACAGCCGAGCGGATGCCGCCTTCATCATCCTTCAACCGGATCAGGCCCATGCCAGTTCCGGCTCCAATTCGATCTGCGTCACCACGGCCCTGCTTGAAAGCGGCATGATCGAGATGCAGGAACCGGAAACGGTGGTGATGCTGGAAACCGCCGCCGGACTGGTCAAGGCCGTGGCACAATGCAGGGACGGGCATTGCGACAGTGTCACCTTGACCATGGTGCCTTCCTTCGTTCACGAACTGGACGCGCAGATTGCCACGGAGAGTTGGGGCGAGATTCGTTTCGATCTCGCCTATGGCGGGGTTTTCTATGCGCTGGTGGATGTCCGCCAACTCGGGTTAACTATCGAGCCCGGCAATGCCCGCCGCCTGGTGGAGGCGGGCATGCTGTTAAAGGGCGAAATTAATCAGCGCATACAGGTCGTCCATCCGGATATTCCGGCCATTTCCGGCGTCGCCTATGTGATGTTTCGCGATGAGGACCCGGACGGCGCGGTGCGGACCTGCACCACCATGTGGCCGGGCCGGGTGGACCGCTCCCCCTGCGGCACCGGAAATTCGGCCAATCTCGCCACGTTGCATGCGCGTGGCCGGGTCAAGCCGGGTGATAGCTTTCTATCGCGTTCGATCATCGGTTCGCAGTTTACGGTCGGGTTACAAGGCCTGACCACCGTTGCCGGTCGCTCCGCGGTCATTCCCACCATTACCGGACGCGGCTTTACCTATGGCATCCACCAGGTTGCCCTGGATGCCTTCGATCCGCTGGGAGGTGGGTTCGTGTTGACGGATGTCTGGGGTGCTGCGGCCGAAACCATCAAGATTTAA
- a CDS encoding Crp/Fnr family transcriptional regulator, which produces MTSQDTADTGMADMDMTDTGMFLAKADIFASLTPEEDRAWSQLCTVESVSGGTIVLDYGIRPEIVLVVLSGALRATLRVSAGKELFLDMIGPGGTMAEMDAIRAEGYNLCLMATTDATLVRMPVDVFNDIIAQKHTVCLSLLSVLVQRMHVLHARICEFSYLDVRHRLYTTLLRLSKPSEDKPQQRTISPVIIHAALAEHVGARRETVSREMSRLVQDGVIERNRNAIVIRQPHELLRRLSQFDFA; this is translated from the coding sequence ATGACATCGCAAGATACTGCTGATACTGGCATGGCAGATATGGACATGACAGATACGGGCATGTTTCTGGCCAAGGCGGATATTTTCGCCAGCCTGACACCGGAAGAAGATAGGGCGTGGTCGCAGCTCTGCACCGTTGAGAGCGTTTCGGGTGGCACGATTGTCCTCGATTATGGCATCAGGCCCGAAATTGTGCTCGTCGTCCTGTCCGGCGCTCTGCGTGCCACGTTGCGTGTTTCAGCCGGAAAGGAGTTATTTCTGGATATGATCGGCCCCGGCGGCACTATGGCAGAAATGGATGCGATACGCGCTGAAGGCTATAATCTCTGTCTGATGGCCACCACCGATGCGACGCTGGTTCGAATGCCAGTGGACGTCTTCAATGACATTATCGCTCAAAAACACACCGTCTGTCTGAGCCTTCTGTCCGTATTGGTCCAGCGCATGCACGTCCTGCATGCCAGAATATGCGAGTTTTCCTATCTCGATGTCCGGCACCGCCTTTACACAACCTTGCTACGATTGTCGAAACCCTCTGAGGACAAGCCTCAGCAGCGCACGATCTCTCCGGTGATTATTCACGCGGCCTTAGCCGAACATGTTGGCGCACGCCGCGAAACCGTCTCACGCGAGATGTCGCGTCTGGTGCAGGATGGGGTGATCGAACGCAACCGTAATGCGATTGTCATCCGTCAGCCCCATGAGTTATTGCGGCGCCTGTCGCAATTCGATTTTGCATGA
- a CDS encoding response regulator yields the protein MSILIVEDNATNAMILKHLARKVADDEIIVQADANEALVLCHQTLFDLLIVDQILPGMSGLQFVTTLRQLGRYDQVPIIMVTADNEPGLRQAARQVGITDFLTKPVEALAFRQLIANYRGGSVAGEARGAVVR from the coding sequence ATGAGCATTCTGATCGTTGAAGACAATGCCACCAACGCGATGATCCTGAAACATCTGGCACGCAAGGTCGCCGATGATGAAATCATCGTGCAGGCCGATGCCAATGAGGCGCTGGTTCTGTGTCACCAAACGCTATTCGATCTGTTGATCGTCGATCAGATCCTGCCGGGTATGAGCGGTTTGCAATTTGTCACCACGCTCCGCCAGCTCGGCCGTTATGACCAGGTGCCGATCATTATGGTTACCGCCGACAATGAACCGGGACTGCGCCAGGCCGCCCGTCAGGTCGGCATTACCGACTTTTTGACCAAGCCGGTTGAAGCCCTGGCCTTCCGCCAGTTGATCGCCAATTACCGTGGCGGCAGCGTTGCGGGTGAAGCGCGGGGCGCTGTGGTCCGATGA
- a CDS encoding molybdopterin-dependent oxidoreductase — MKGYVLAIALLFALAPRAEALDKPKGAVILTVEGKLSHSNSGDKAIFDLAMLDALPGRTVTLETPWTKKPATYSGPLLRAVLDAAGAGRGAVTVRALNDYSAVIPPEDVTGLNIILATRMDGETMPVRDKGPMMVIYPFDEDSSLYTETYFARSVWQIKSLEVR, encoded by the coding sequence ATGAAAGGATATGTCCTCGCCATCGCCCTGCTTTTTGCCTTGGCACCGCGCGCCGAGGCTCTCGACAAGCCCAAGGGTGCCGTCATCCTGACTGTCGAAGGCAAGCTTTCCCACTCCAATAGCGGCGACAAGGCCATTTTCGATCTCGCCATGCTGGACGCCTTGCCAGGACGGACCGTGACGCTTGAGACCCCATGGACGAAAAAGCCTGCCACCTATTCCGGCCCCTTGCTGCGCGCTGTTCTGGATGCCGCAGGCGCTGGACGGGGAGCTGTCACGGTACGGGCGCTCAATGACTATTCGGCAGTCATTCCGCCAGAGGATGTAACCGGGCTCAACATTATCCTTGCCACACGCATGGACGGCGAAACCATGCCGGTGCGCGACAAGGGCCCGATGATGGTGATCTATCCGTTCGACGAGGACAGCAGTCTCTATACGGAAACCTATTTCGCGCGCTCCGTTTGGCAGATCAAATCGCTCGAGGTTCGGTGA
- a CDS encoding ATP-binding protein yields the protein MLLAPATAQKRQTQPKTTMILLILSGVLLLTFLLLFKDVSDRYRLLFDDIRENAVWSIYQLDREARALDYVLVEASNQGASDEKAIAQVSMRYDILLSRINLVNDSKFGSYFNSDTTISGHLQSIGDIIRKIQPVLDGFQTGVVPDTQQIEEVKRDLDVLCAQTNDLLIYTNSYVGNQRSTIRSAMFEMEKTSAIMLGLLMASVIFLVVTLHRQLKSVRETSRRLETMTRELSDAYEAADSGNRAKSQFMATMGHEIRTPLNAILGMAELLEYSQLPSDALQSVKTIRSSGEALLEVINEILDYSKIEHGKLELEERAVDISSLAENTISIMQGRSDDQDNQLVLDIPVSLDALYVRTDPTRLRQVLLNLLSNAIKFTQNGVVTLRLREFYRGSALMLRFEVEDTGIGIDETGLAKLFKPFSQVDASISRKYGGTGLGLTICKQIVEKLGGELGMSSTVGVGSIFWFELPVMAAGKDDVRQNARHSSADLPRLKILLVEDNRVNQQVASRFLSKLGQDVVVAGDGAQAVARTEREVFDMILMDMQMPVMDGIEATRHIIERGGASALTPIVAMTANASDDDRRRCRAAGMVGFESKPVTMNRLRDLILSFAPVDREQVSGEEPVETKPQQDSVLDHSPLTLQQHLDEINGLDEARHDELVEALGEEIYQELIESFFDDAAQLLGELHNAMAQRNPREIDRVLHTIKGAAVNVGLNDIAGFAHALRVQQPTPDAVHRLTQEVDLMKLKLVGA from the coding sequence ATGCTGCTCGCTCCCGCCACGGCGCAAAAACGTCAAACGCAGCCAAAGACGACAATGATCCTGTTGATCCTGTCGGGTGTCTTGCTGCTGACATTTCTTCTGCTGTTCAAGGACGTATCGGATCGCTACCGCCTGCTGTTTGACGATATCCGGGAAAACGCAGTCTGGTCGATCTACCAATTGGACCGGGAAGCGCGCGCCCTCGATTATGTCCTGGTGGAAGCCAGCAACCAGGGTGCCAGCGACGAGAAGGCAATCGCGCAAGTGTCTATGCGCTACGATATCCTCCTGTCCCGGATCAACCTGGTCAATGACTCCAAATTCGGTAGCTATTTCAACAGTGACACGACGATATCAGGCCATTTGCAAAGCATCGGCGACATCATCCGGAAAATACAACCGGTTTTGGATGGATTTCAAACTGGCGTCGTACCGGACACTCAACAGATTGAAGAGGTGAAGCGGGACCTGGATGTCTTGTGCGCGCAAACCAACGACCTGTTGATCTACACCAATTCCTACGTTGGCAACCAACGCTCCACCATCCGCAGCGCCATGTTCGAGATGGAAAAGACCTCGGCCATTATGCTCGGTCTGTTGATGGCGTCGGTAATCTTTCTCGTCGTCACGTTACACCGCCAGCTCAAGTCGGTCCGCGAGACCAGTCGCCGCCTGGAAACCATGACCAGGGAACTATCGGATGCTTACGAGGCCGCCGATTCCGGCAATCGGGCCAAATCTCAGTTCATGGCCACCATGGGCCACGAAATTCGTACACCGCTCAACGCCATCCTGGGCATGGCCGAATTGCTGGAATATTCACAGCTGCCGTCTGATGCCCTGCAAAGCGTCAAGACCATCCGCTCGTCTGGCGAAGCGCTGCTGGAAGTGATCAACGAGATCCTGGATTACTCGAAGATCGAGCATGGCAAGCTGGAGCTGGAAGAACGCGCCGTCGATATTTCCAGCCTGGCTGAAAATACCATCAGCATCATGCAGGGCCGCTCCGACGATCAGGACAACCAGCTGGTGCTGGATATTCCGGTGTCTCTCGATGCGCTCTACGTGCGCACCGATCCCACCCGCCTGCGCCAGGTTCTACTCAATCTGCTCAGCAATGCCATCAAATTCACCCAGAACGGCGTGGTGACACTGCGGCTGCGCGAATTCTATCGCGGCAGCGCGTTGATGTTGCGGTTTGAGGTGGAAGATACCGGCATCGGCATCGACGAGACTGGGCTTGCCAAATTGTTCAAGCCATTTTCGCAGGTCGATGCCAGCATTAGCCGCAAATATGGTGGTACCGGGCTTGGGCTGACAATCTGCAAGCAGATTGTCGAGAAGCTTGGCGGCGAACTGGGCATGAGCAGCACGGTTGGGGTCGGCAGCATCTTCTGGTTTGAACTGCCGGTCATGGCAGCAGGAAAGGACGATGTCCGCCAGAATGCCCGCCACAGCAGCGCGGATTTGCCCCGTCTGAAGATCCTTCTGGTGGAGGATAACCGGGTCAACCAGCAGGTTGCCAGCCGTTTCCTGTCGAAACTCGGTCAGGATGTGGTTGTGGCTGGCGATGGTGCCCAGGCGGTCGCCCGCACCGAGCGGGAAGTCTTCGACATGATCCTGATGGATATGCAAATGCCGGTCATGGACGGTATCGAGGCAACCCGTCATATCATCGAGCGCGGCGGGGCTTCCGCCTTGACGCCGATTGTTGCCATGACCGCAAATGCTTCTGACGACGATCGCCGTCGGTGCCGCGCTGCCGGCATGGTGGGATTTGAATCCAAACCCGTGACCATGAACCGCCTGCGCGACCTCATTCTGAGTTTTGCACCGGTGGACCGCGAACAGGTCTCGGGTGAGGAGCCGGTTGAGACCAAGCCTCAGCAAGACAGTGTGTTGGACCATAGCCCACTGACGCTGCAACAGCATCTTGACGAGATTAACGGGCTTGATGAAGCCCGTCATGACGAACTGGTCGAGGCTCTGGGCGAAGAGATCTACCAGGAACTGATTGAATCGTTCTTTGACGATGCCGCCCAGCTGCTTGGCGAATTGCACAATGCCATGGCCCAGCGCAATCCCCGCGAAATCGATCGCGTGCTCCACACGATCAAGGGGGCTGCCGTCAATGTTGGTTTGAACGATATTGCAGGCTTTGCCCATGCGTTAAGAGTGCAGCAGCCAACGCCGGATGCCGTTCACAGGTTGACGCAAGAGGTGGATTTGATGAAGCTCAAACTGGTAGGAGCCTGA
- a CDS encoding HD domain-containing phosphohydrolase, with translation MRILLVDDNNTNLKLLTRLVKKIDHCEPVAFSTPEEVLSALPELDFDVAIIDYQMPVYNGVELYTEIVRFEKYAQVPVVFITADKDMTTRMAALNAGAIDFLTKPVNPIEFQARIHNIVSLSIARRQLADQAEWLRREVDRAVGELRQREQEIIERLTLAAGYKDPDTSRHTLRVAAYAQAIAREMGLPEQFCTDLKLAAPMHDIGKVAMPDTVLLKQGRLTESEYRQMQSHAQIGSDILAQSHSSLLQLAAEIAASHHERWDGQGYPNRLAGDAIPLSGRIVCIADNFDALTTERPYKPAWSYERTVEHVLARAGSQFDPACVAAFERALPAIHEIIEADRREQAEEAARKAAALPLDKIA, from the coding sequence ATGCGCATATTGCTGGTTGATGATAACAATACCAATTTGAAACTGCTGACCCGCCTGGTCAAGAAAATCGACCACTGCGAGCCCGTGGCCTTTTCAACCCCGGAAGAGGTGCTCTCCGCGCTGCCGGAGCTGGATTTCGATGTTGCCATCATCGATTACCAGATGCCGGTATATAACGGCGTCGAGCTTTACACTGAGATCGTAAGGTTCGAGAAATATGCCCAGGTGCCGGTGGTATTCATCACCGCCGACAAGGATATGACAACGCGGATGGCCGCGTTGAATGCCGGGGCTATCGACTTCCTGACCAAGCCGGTTAACCCGATCGAATTCCAGGCCCGCATCCACAATATCGTCAGCCTGTCGATTGCCCGTCGTCAGCTGGCGGACCAGGCTGAATGGCTGCGACGCGAAGTGGACAGGGCCGTGGGCGAGTTGCGGCAGCGCGAACAGGAAATCATTGAACGCCTGACGCTGGCAGCCGGCTACAAGGACCCGGATACGTCGCGCCATACCTTGCGGGTCGCCGCCTATGCACAGGCCATCGCCCGTGAAATGGGATTGCCGGAGCAGTTCTGCACCGATCTGAAGCTGGCAGCGCCGATGCATGACATCGGCAAGGTCGCCATGCCCGACACGGTCTTGCTCAAGCAGGGCAGGTTGACCGAATCCGAATATCGCCAGATGCAATCCCACGCCCAGATCGGCAGTGACATTCTCGCCCAGTCTCATTCCTCGCTGCTCCAGCTTGCCGCTGAAATCGCCGCCAGCCACCATGAGCGCTGGGATGGGCAAGGCTATCCCAACCGCCTGGCAGGCGATGCCATTCCCCTGTCCGGCCGGATCGTTTGTATTGCCGACAATTTCGACGCCCTGACCACTGAGCGCCCCTATAAGCCTGCCTGGTCCTATGAACGGACTGTGGAGCATGTGTTGGCGCGGGCTGGAAGTCAGTTCGACCCGGCCTGCGTTGCCGCATTTGAACGGGCGCTACCGGCAATCCATGAGATTATTGAGGCCGACCGGCGTGAACAGGCCGAGGAAGCAGCCAGAAAGGCCGCTGCCCTGCCGTTGGACAAAATCGCCTGA
- the pyrC gene encoding dihydroorotase, whose translation MRSLTIRRPDDWHLHLRDGAMLEGVIGDTSRHFARAIIMPNLVPPVVTTADAEAYRQRILAAVPKGDRFEPLMTLYLTEQTSPDDVEEGKTTGLITAVKLYPAGATTNSHGGVRDLDKAMPVLERMAKIGLPLCVHGEVTTPEVDIFDREAVFIDTVLDPLRRRLPELKVTMEHVTTSDGIDYILSADSNLAGSITTHHLIINRNAILVGGIRPHYYCLPVAKRESHRLALRRAATSGDSRFFLGTDSAPHVDPLKECGCGCAGIYTSINTMSCLAHVFEEDEALERLEAFVSLNGPAWYGLQPNDEMITLVRRDAPVAFPAKIETGAGPVTVFDPMFPIHWDVEAAIQA comes from the coding sequence ATGCGCTCGCTTACCATTCGCCGCCCCGATGACTGGCATCTACATCTCCGCGACGGCGCCATGCTGGAAGGTGTGATCGGCGATACCAGCCGGCACTTCGCCCGCGCCATCATCATGCCCAATCTCGTGCCGCCGGTGGTGACGACAGCGGATGCAGAGGCTTATCGGCAGCGCATTCTGGCCGCCGTGCCGAAGGGCGATCGCTTCGAGCCACTGATGACCCTGTATCTGACCGAGCAGACCAGCCCTGATGATGTTGAGGAGGGCAAGACAACCGGACTGATCACCGCGGTGAAGCTCTATCCAGCCGGTGCCACCACCAATTCTCATGGCGGCGTGCGCGATCTCGACAAGGCGATGCCCGTTCTGGAGCGGATGGCGAAAATCGGATTGCCGCTCTGTGTCCATGGAGAAGTCACGACGCCGGAGGTGGATATTTTCGACCGTGAGGCGGTGTTCATCGACACGGTGCTGGACCCGTTGCGCCGCCGTCTACCGGAGTTGAAGGTGACGATGGAGCATGTCACCACATCCGACGGGATCGATTATATCCTCAGTGCCGATAGCAATCTGGCTGGCTCGATTACCACCCATCATCTGATCATCAACCGCAATGCCATTCTGGTTGGTGGCATCAGGCCGCATTATTATTGCCTGCCGGTTGCCAAGCGCGAAAGCCATCGCCTTGCCTTGCGCCGCGCTGCGACCTCGGGTGACAGCCGGTTTTTCCTTGGCACGGATTCAGCCCCGCATGTCGATCCTTTGAAGGAATGCGGTTGCGGCTGCGCGGGCATTTATACATCCATCAACACAATGAGCTGCCTTGCCCATGTGTTTGAAGAGGACGAGGCCCTGGAGCGGTTGGAAGCCTTTGTCTCGCTCAACGGTCCGGCCTGGTATGGGCTTCAACCAAACGACGAGATGATAACTCTGGTCAGACGTGACGCACCGGTCGCCTTTCCGGCAAAGATCGAAACGGGTGCGGGACCCGTCACCGTTTTCGACCCGATGTTTCCAATCCATTGGGACGTCGAGGCCGCAATACAGGCTTGA
- a CDS encoding sensor domain-containing diguanylate cyclase, with amino-acid sequence MVDFSSLLLALGVSTLCLLFTFLGTWMARRENSFLLSWVIGLALTMVGILAYGLFTSTPSRGLGALAMSSIITGFFILYAAARQFRTGIIPFKTLIVVSCVAVIALSAAFLSGYGGIGFMLFNTATAIVMLVIAHQYWLGRAESPGVLSGMAVLYGATSLSFLACALALVQRGQWQLEVAPSGWVEDINMAVCIAGMSGIGALSLTLHQTRITARHRLEAMTDALTGLCNRRALFNAHGTKTFHEDMAMLVFDIDRFKAINDRYGHAVGDEVIRNIAAELKAAIGLSSVTRLGGEEFAAVLENAAPGRAEWIGERIRRQLQDREVVVDGDSFVATTSVGIAYGTASGLTFDEILNLADNALYNAKRLGRNRVETAVANWESGLSVEADSA; translated from the coding sequence ATGGTGGATTTTAGTTCTTTACTTCTCGCCCTGGGCGTTTCCACCCTGTGTCTTCTTTTCACCTTTCTGGGAACATGGATGGCGCGGCGGGAAAACTCCTTTCTGCTCAGCTGGGTTATCGGGCTTGCCCTCACCATGGTCGGAATTCTGGCCTATGGCCTTTTCACTTCGACCCCTTCACGAGGTCTGGGCGCGCTGGCCATGTCCTCGATCATCACCGGTTTCTTCATCCTTTATGCCGCCGCCAGGCAGTTTCGCACAGGGATTATACCCTTCAAGACGCTGATCGTTGTCTCCTGCGTTGCTGTCATCGCGCTGAGTGCGGCCTTCCTGTCGGGATATGGCGGCATTGGCTTTATGCTGTTCAACACCGCTACCGCCATCGTGATGTTGGTAATTGCCCATCAATACTGGCTTGGACGGGCGGAATCGCCCGGCGTGCTTTCCGGCATGGCCGTGCTTTATGGCGCCACCAGCCTCTCTTTCCTCGCCTGCGCCCTGGCTTTGGTCCAGCGTGGTCAGTGGCAGCTGGAAGTTGCACCGAGCGGATGGGTGGAAGATATCAATATGGCAGTCTGCATTGCTGGCATGAGCGGTATCGGCGCCTTGTCTCTGACCCTGCATCAGACCCGGATCACTGCCCGGCACCGGCTAGAGGCAATGACCGATGCGTTGACAGGCCTTTGCAATCGTAGGGCGCTGTTCAATGCACACGGTACCAAAACCTTCCACGAGGATATGGCGATGTTGGTTTTTGACATCGACCGTTTCAAAGCGATCAATGACCGTTATGGCCATGCTGTGGGTGACGAGGTGATCCGTAATATTGCTGCGGAACTGAAAGCAGCCATTGGTCTTTCCAGCGTCACCCGCCTGGGAGGCGAAGAGTTTGCGGCTGTGCTGGAAAATGCTGCGCCAGGACGGGCCGAGTGGATCGGCGAGCGAATCCGGCGCCAGCTTCAGGATCGCGAAGTCGTGGTGGATGGAGACAGTTTCGTCGCAACGACCAGTGTCGGCATTGCCTATGGCACAGCATCCGGCCTGACCTTCGATGAGATCCTCAACCTGGCGGACAATGCGCTTTACAATGCCAAACGGCTCGGTCGCAACCGGGTAGAAACGGCAGTGGCAAACTGGGAGAGTGGCCTGTCAGTGGAAGCCGACAGCGCCTAA
- a CDS encoding orotate phosphoribosyltransferase — MTQTSFSDPAVMAELLAKMLWEIKAVHFNAAEPYKLASGMRSPVYIDCRKLLSYPRVRSAVMDFAVATLLRNAGFEQFDCIAGGETAGIPFAALLADRLALPMIYVRKQPKGHGRNAQIEGHMPDGARVLVIEDLTTAGGSMFTFIDAVRAAGGVVDHGIALFFYGIFPQAHQRFENGNVKLHYIATWRNVLAVARDQKLFDDKTLSEVESFLDAPLEWSGRNGGVSTLG; from the coding sequence ATGACCCAGACTTCCTTTTCCGATCCGGCCGTCATGGCGGAGTTGCTGGCGAAAATGCTCTGGGAAATCAAGGCGGTGCATTTCAATGCCGCTGAGCCTTACAAGCTGGCTTCCGGGATGCGCAGCCCCGTCTATATCGATTGCCGCAAGCTTCTGTCCTATCCGCGTGTCCGTTCTGCCGTGATGGATTTTGCGGTTGCCACGCTGCTGCGCAATGCCGGTTTCGAGCAATTCGACTGTATTGCCGGTGGCGAGACGGCGGGCATTCCCTTTGCCGCTCTGTTGGCCGATCGGCTGGCGCTGCCAATGATCTATGTGCGCAAGCAGCCCAAGGGCCATGGCCGCAACGCCCAGATCGAGGGTCATATGCCTGACGGTGCCAGGGTGCTTGTCATCGAAGACCTGACGACGGCAGGCGGCAGCATGTTTACCTTTATCGATGCCGTGCGGGCCGCTGGCGGTGTGGTTGATCACGGTATCGCTTTGTTCTTCTACGGAATCTTCCCGCAAGCCCATCAGCGTTTCGAAAACGGCAACGTCAAACTTCATTATATCGCCACCTGGCGCAATGTTCTGGCCGTGGCCCGCGACCAGAAACTGTTTGATGACAAAACCTTGTCGGAAGTGGAATCCTTCCTGGATGCCCCACTCGAATGGTCCGGTCGCAATGGCGGGGTCAGCACGCTGGGTTGA